One genomic region from Spirosoma sp. KCTC 42546 encodes:
- a CDS encoding LytTR family DNA-binding domain-containing protein, with the protein MKNVNAAQLQHKFAPQKVLYLTGDINYCTLYLLDGKAILSSRTLKWYFERWPNFVRIHKAHLVNPDHIYSCVLSSSTDAHLIMRNGARLTIGRRRIVDVIEQLGIDLPNKSYQSTHLLNPEWNTLVPAHVRVA; encoded by the coding sequence ATGAAAAATGTAAACGCTGCCCAGCTACAGCATAAGTTTGCCCCGCAGAAGGTACTTTATTTAACAGGGGACATTAATTATTGCACGCTTTACCTGCTTGATGGCAAGGCAATTCTGTCCAGCCGGACCCTAAAATGGTATTTTGAACGCTGGCCCAACTTTGTCCGGATTCATAAAGCCCACCTGGTGAATCCCGACCATATTTATAGCTGTGTCCTGAGCTCCTCTACGGATGCCCATCTGATTATGCGAAACGGGGCTCGATTAACCATCGGTCGAAGGCGTATTGTCGATGTTATTGAGCAGTTAGGGATTGACTTACCGAATAAATCCTACCAAAGTACGCACCTGCTCAACCCGGAGTGGAACACCCTGGTGCCCGCGCACGTGCGGGTTGCTTAA
- a CDS encoding Kazal-type serine protease inhibitor domain-containing protein, producing the protein MKLHYTLSWPKLVRLVFVLLLLTGCNPASDNVSPDSSLDQARLRTRSPSNCVALQLPLTLQTSCGNINAPVCGCNKVTYQNACLAQAAGIRVEYSGNCKEDCVEKPLPIITNCPYNFAPVCGCNKVTYRNSCLAQAAGIKVEYSGNCKEDCVENPLLPLTNCSFNSAPVCGCNNVTYLNACFAQAVGIRVVYSGSCRQ; encoded by the coding sequence ATGAAATTACATTACACCCTTTCCTGGCCTAAATTAGTGCGCCTGGTCTTCGTTCTGCTTCTGCTGACGGGCTGCAACCCGGCTTCTGATAATGTCAGCCCAGACTCCAGTCTAGATCAGGCCCGTCTTCGTACACGGTCCCCCTCAAATTGCGTCGCACTCCAGCTCCCGCTCACTCTTCAAACTAGTTGCGGCAATATAAACGCCCCCGTGTGCGGCTGCAATAAGGTAACCTACCAGAATGCCTGTTTAGCTCAGGCTGCTGGCATTAGAGTAGAGTACTCAGGGAATTGCAAAGAGGACTGCGTTGAAAAGCCGCTCCCTATTATAACGAATTGTCCCTACAATTTCGCCCCCGTGTGCGGCTGCAATAAGGTAACCTACCGGAATTCCTGTTTAGCTCAGGCTGCTGGCATTAAAGTAGAGTACTCGGGAAATTGCAAAGAGGACTGCGTCGAAAATCCGCTTCTTCCTCTAACGAATTGCTCCTTTAATAGCGCCCCCGTGTGCGGCTGCAATAATGTAACCTACCTGAATGCCTGCTTTGCTCAGGCGGTAGGTATTAGAGTGGTCTATTCTGGGAGTTGTAGACAGTAG
- the purL gene encoding phosphoribosylformylglycinamidine synthase subunit PurL, translated as MDATESLPSLETARKLGVLPEEFDRIAEILGRRPNFTELSIFSVMWSEHCSYKNSILWLKTLPRDGDRMLAKAGEENAGLVDIGDGLACSFKIESHNHPSALEPYQGAATGVGGINRDIFTMGARPIAQLNSLRFGDLTLAKTKRLLRGVVKGIGDYGNAFGIPTVGGELFFDECYNTNPLVNAFSAGIVEVGKSAKATSYGVGNPVFIVGSATGKDGIHGATFASEDISAASTDKLPAVQVGDPFMEKLLLEATLEIIATGYVIGIQDMGAAGIICSTSEMSAKGEHGMIIDLDKVPTRQPNMAPFEILLSESQERMLVVIEKGKEHIIQGIFDKWDLNCAQIGEVTAKGENDLGRLHFYRYGQLVADVPAYDLVLGGGAPQYERAYKEPAYIKEYAKFDVEEVDDIETDDIKKIAQHLLTHPNICSRKWVYEQYDSMVGTANRSTNAPSDAAVVRVKGPGLPATDKSIVITVDCNSRYVNANPRQGAMIAVAEACRNIVCSGGEPLAVTNNLNFGNPYVPEVYWHFVEAVQGMGEACRRFSTPVTGGNVSFYNQSSDDGPVFPTPTIGMLGLMENPDDLMTLNFKNEGDLIYLVGPSTNDIASSEYLYSYLGIKASPAPTFDFETEWRVQEGIKTMIRHGWLQSAHDVSDGGLFVTLAESAMAGNTGFAIATDTRHRTDSFLFGESQSRVVISISPEQHQHVVGYLEDSVLPFVLLGTVTAQDFVIDENLILSVSEAKGLYDTALGKIMA; from the coding sequence ATGGACGCTACTGAATCGCTACCCTCGCTTGAAACGGCCCGGAAATTGGGCGTGCTGCCCGAAGAATTTGACCGGATTGCCGAAATTTTAGGTCGTCGGCCCAATTTTACCGAACTGAGTATCTTCTCGGTGATGTGGTCGGAACACTGTTCCTATAAGAACTCCATCCTCTGGCTGAAAACACTCCCCCGCGATGGCGATCGGATGCTGGCCAAAGCCGGTGAAGAAAATGCGGGTCTGGTCGACATTGGCGATGGGCTGGCCTGTTCGTTCAAGATCGAGTCGCACAACCACCCGTCGGCACTGGAGCCCTATCAGGGGGCGGCAACGGGCGTTGGGGGTATCAACCGCGATATATTTACCATGGGTGCCCGGCCCATAGCCCAGTTGAACTCGCTCCGGTTTGGCGATCTGACTCTGGCCAAAACCAAACGGCTGCTGCGGGGTGTCGTAAAAGGCATCGGCGATTATGGCAATGCCTTCGGTATCCCAACCGTGGGTGGTGAGCTGTTCTTCGACGAGTGCTACAACACCAATCCGCTCGTGAATGCCTTCTCGGCGGGTATCGTAGAAGTGGGTAAATCCGCTAAAGCAACGTCCTACGGGGTGGGTAATCCCGTGTTCATTGTGGGATCGGCCACCGGGAAAGACGGAATTCACGGCGCTACCTTCGCGTCGGAAGATATTTCGGCCGCTTCGACCGACAAGCTGCCAGCGGTACAGGTCGGCGATCCGTTCATGGAAAAACTACTGCTCGAAGCCACCCTCGAAATCATTGCTACCGGCTACGTGATCGGGATTCAGGATATGGGTGCGGCTGGTATCATCTGCTCCACCTCTGAAATGAGCGCGAAGGGCGAGCACGGAATGATCATCGACCTCGATAAAGTACCCACGCGTCAACCCAACATGGCCCCGTTCGAGATCCTGTTGTCGGAGTCGCAGGAGCGGATGCTGGTGGTTATTGAGAAAGGGAAAGAGCATATTATTCAGGGTATTTTCGATAAGTGGGATCTGAACTGCGCGCAGATCGGGGAAGTAACGGCCAAAGGAGAAAATGACCTTGGTCGGCTGCATTTCTACCGCTACGGTCAGCTCGTGGCCGATGTTCCCGCCTACGACCTGGTGTTAGGCGGTGGCGCACCCCAGTACGAGCGGGCGTACAAAGAGCCCGCCTATATTAAGGAGTATGCCAAATTCGATGTGGAGGAGGTTGACGATATCGAAACCGACGACATCAAAAAAATAGCCCAGCACCTGCTGACCCACCCGAACATCTGCTCGCGCAAGTGGGTGTACGAACAATACGATTCAATGGTGGGGACGGCCAACCGCAGTACCAACGCCCCCTCCGATGCGGCCGTTGTGCGGGTGAAAGGCCCCGGCTTACCCGCTACCGATAAATCCATCGTCATTACCGTGGATTGCAACAGCCGCTATGTGAACGCCAATCCGCGTCAGGGGGCAATGATCGCCGTGGCCGAAGCCTGCCGCAACATCGTTTGCTCGGGTGGCGAGCCACTGGCCGTAACCAACAACCTGAACTTCGGGAATCCGTATGTGCCGGAAGTGTACTGGCATTTTGTGGAAGCCGTGCAGGGTATGGGCGAAGCCTGCCGTCGGTTCAGTACCCCGGTTACGGGCGGTAACGTCAGTTTCTACAACCAAAGCTCCGACGATGGCCCCGTTTTCCCGACGCCAACCATCGGCATGCTGGGCCTGATGGAAAACCCCGACGATCTGATGACGCTGAACTTCAAGAACGAAGGCGATCTGATTTACCTGGTGGGCCCATCAACCAACGATATTGCGTCCTCGGAATACCTGTATTCGTACCTGGGCATTAAGGCATCGCCCGCGCCAACCTTTGATTTTGAAACCGAATGGCGCGTTCAGGAAGGTATCAAAACCATGATTCGGCACGGCTGGCTTCAGTCGGCGCACGATGTATCGGATGGTGGCCTGTTCGTAACGCTGGCGGAGTCGGCCATGGCAGGTAACACGGGGTTTGCAATTGCGACCGATACCCGTCACCGCACGGATTCCTTCCTGTTTGGCGAAAGCCAGAGCCGGGTTGTTATTTCGATTTCGCCCGAGCAGCACCAGCATGTGGTTGGTTATCTGGAAGATAGCGTATTGCCGTTCGTGCTGTTAGGAACCGTAACGGCCCAGGACTTTGTGATCGACGAGAACCTAATCCTGAGCGTATCTGAAGCGAAAGGGCTGTACGATACTGCATTAGGGAAAATAATGGCGTAA
- a CDS encoding inositol monophosphatase family protein — translation MAVDLVEITKEICTIATEAGAFLLQERSKFQRESIEYKGLNNLVSYVDKETEKQLVEKLSKLLPEAGFITEEGTTGQEADKEALNWVIDPLDGTANFIHDLPVFSVSIGLAQGKTPIAGVIYDPNRNECFSAWQGGGAYCNGNRISVSPATQLGESLIATGFPYYHFEQMPQYLRILESLMKQTHGLRRLGSAAIDLAYVACGRFEAFYEYNLNSWDMAAGVLLVQEAGGVVTDFEGGNEFLFRGDVIAGCGVHPELIKAIQEYWG, via the coding sequence ATGGCAGTTGATTTAGTCGAGATCACCAAAGAAATCTGTACCATCGCCACCGAAGCCGGGGCGTTTCTGCTTCAGGAACGGAGCAAGTTTCAACGCGAATCCATCGAATACAAGGGACTGAATAACCTGGTTTCCTACGTCGATAAAGAAACCGAAAAGCAGTTAGTTGAGAAACTGAGCAAGTTACTGCCCGAAGCGGGGTTTATTACCGAAGAGGGAACCACCGGGCAGGAAGCCGACAAAGAGGCCCTCAACTGGGTGATCGACCCACTGGATGGCACGGCCAATTTCATTCATGATTTACCCGTGTTTTCGGTTAGTATCGGACTCGCCCAGGGCAAAACACCCATTGCCGGCGTCATCTACGACCCCAATCGCAACGAGTGTTTCTCGGCCTGGCAGGGGGGAGGTGCCTATTGCAATGGCAATCGAATTTCGGTTTCGCCCGCTACCCAACTGGGTGAGAGCCTGATTGCGACTGGATTTCCCTACTATCACTTCGAACAGATGCCACAATACCTGCGCATTCTGGAATCACTCATGAAGCAAACGCACGGCCTGCGTCGGTTGGGGTCGGCCGCCATCGATCTGGCCTATGTAGCCTGTGGACGGTTTGAAGCCTTTTATGAATACAACCTCAATTCCTGGGATATGGCAGCGGGTGTGTTGCTCGTTCAGGAGGCCGGTGGCGTGGTAACTGATTTCGAAGGGGGCAATGAGTTTCTATTCCGGGGCGATGTAATAGCCGGTTGCGGAGTTCACCCGGAGTTGATAAAGGCAATTCAGGAATATTGGGGATGA
- a CDS encoding YfiT family bacillithiol transferase, translated as MQAIDTLRYPIGDFVYGQSFSVDDTNRHIAIIAALPHKLAELVSEWEDDRLDTPYRPGGWTVRQLVHHMADSHINAYVRTKLALTEPHPTISPYEEGEWAKLPDAKLAIAPSLAILKNLHLRWVTVLEALSEAELQRTYYHPGSQRTFLLAEVIALYAWHSEHHYQHAYRLAERNGWV; from the coding sequence ATGCAGGCTATTGATACCCTCCGTTACCCGATTGGTGATTTTGTGTATGGTCAATCGTTCTCAGTTGACGATACGAACCGGCATATTGCAATCATTGCTGCCCTCCCCCATAAACTAGCTGAACTGGTTAGTGAGTGGGAAGATGATCGGCTCGATACACCCTATCGTCCCGGCGGCTGGACTGTTCGTCAGTTGGTTCATCACATGGCCGATAGCCATATCAACGCCTACGTCCGAACGAAACTGGCGTTAACTGAACCGCATCCAACCATCAGCCCGTATGAAGAAGGCGAATGGGCTAAACTCCCGGATGCCAAACTCGCTATTGCCCCATCGCTGGCTATTCTCAAAAACCTGCATTTACGTTGGGTAACCGTCCTTGAGGCACTTTCGGAGGCCGAATTACAGCGAACGTATTACCACCCCGGTAGCCAGCGCACCTTTTTACTGGCCGAAGTAATTGCCCTGTACGCCTGGCACAGCGAACACCACTATCAACACGCCTATCGGCTAGCGGAAAGGAACGGTTGGGTGTGA
- a CDS encoding FeoB-associated Cys-rich membrane protein, whose product MQELIILLVFAAALAYLGRRVYRSFSKKQAGCGKGCGCATDAKPTLHTTEK is encoded by the coding sequence ATGCAGGAACTCATCATACTTCTCGTTTTTGCGGCTGCGCTGGCCTATTTAGGTCGACGGGTGTACCGAAGTTTTTCGAAAAAACAGGCGGGTTGCGGAAAAGGATGCGGTTGTGCTACGGATGCGAAACCGACCCTGCACACGACCGAAAAATGA
- a CDS encoding DUF4403 family protein yields MNAQRIIGFLVLLTIGIGFMGCKRVKPTAPTAEAFDPPVTDPVSYMAGNLTFNIRDLERKVNKGLSTTLVTEETFEGKKGEAWRLRVERTGPVQIRYENRRVFFSAPLQVYYTNPIGLRKSKDRKSRPLCALAVNFTSPVGIGPNWRLQTKVKFEEYHWTLEPKVRLLGINISVKNIAETILDKRRADIEQAIDNAVHRGLRLDKEVSKIWRDMQKPLRVAKVPENIWLIPRPFSIAAAPVYGNTKQITVPIQIAFRVDTRLGPKPVVDSLERLPQLLRRNALPEASRLEVLAFIPYTDVNQVLAKTLDKQKLKLIGGNIMIKNTTMYGSGKKLILKADVGGKVHGTLYFHGTPAYDTLTNTLRIQNVDFDVDTEERLLSTADWLLHDHLRDTIQAAMVIPLRQPISSIPEKIETAFSKAKVGQKTALDIDTFKLVPQRIVVQPKGVQILIKVQSKVAVQVKRF; encoded by the coding sequence ATGAATGCTCAACGAATCATCGGTTTTTTAGTTTTACTGACCATAGGTATCGGGTTCATGGGATGTAAGCGTGTTAAACCCACTGCACCCACTGCCGAAGCCTTCGATCCTCCCGTAACAGATCCCGTGTCGTATATGGCCGGGAACCTCACCTTCAACATCCGCGACCTGGAACGAAAGGTCAATAAGGGTCTGTCGACCACACTGGTTACCGAAGAAACATTCGAAGGAAAAAAAGGGGAAGCCTGGCGACTTCGGGTTGAGCGAACCGGCCCCGTGCAGATTCGCTACGAAAATCGACGGGTGTTTTTTTCGGCTCCCCTGCAGGTCTACTACACCAATCCAATTGGTCTTCGTAAAAGCAAGGATCGAAAAAGCCGACCACTGTGTGCGCTGGCGGTAAATTTTACCAGTCCGGTGGGGATAGGACCAAACTGGCGGTTGCAAACAAAAGTCAAATTTGAAGAATATCACTGGACTCTGGAACCCAAGGTTCGGTTGCTGGGGATAAACATCAGCGTGAAAAACATTGCCGAAACGATCCTCGATAAGCGTCGGGCCGATATCGAGCAGGCCATTGATAATGCCGTTCATCGGGGGCTACGCCTGGATAAGGAGGTAAGTAAGATCTGGCGGGATATGCAGAAACCGCTGCGTGTTGCCAAAGTCCCCGAAAATATATGGCTGATTCCAAGGCCGTTTAGCATTGCAGCCGCCCCCGTTTATGGCAATACAAAACAGATTACGGTACCCATTCAAATTGCCTTTCGGGTTGATACGCGCTTAGGCCCCAAACCCGTAGTGGATTCCCTGGAACGCCTTCCCCAACTCTTACGCCGGAATGCATTGCCCGAAGCCTCGCGCCTGGAGGTGTTGGCCTTTATTCCCTATACCGATGTGAACCAGGTGCTGGCCAAGACGCTGGACAAACAGAAGCTGAAGCTAATAGGCGGCAACATAATGATAAAAAATACGACCATGTACGGGAGTGGGAAAAAGCTGATCCTGAAAGCCGATGTGGGCGGAAAGGTGCATGGAACGCTCTATTTTCATGGTACACCGGCCTATGATACACTGACCAACACCTTGCGTATTCAGAACGTAGATTTTGACGTGGATACGGAGGAGCGTCTATTATCTACGGCCGACTGGCTCCTGCATGACCACCTGCGCGATACGATTCAGGCGGCCATGGTTATTCCACTTCGGCAGCCGATTTCATCCATTCCCGAAAAAATAGAAACCGCTTTTTCTAAGGCTAAAGTTGGCCAGAAAACGGCACTCGATATTGATACGTTCAAATTAGTGCCCCAGCGAATCGTTGTCCAGCCCAAAGGGGTTCAGATCCTGATTAAAGTCCAGTCCAAAGTAGCCGTGCAGGTGAAGCGGTTTTAA
- a CDS encoding DNA-3-methyladenine glycosylase, whose amino-acid sequence MQLTNSPALAHLAKDPIMARLIAETANPKVFNDYADDVYLALLESIVSQQISVKAADAIFTRFRALFPENYPDASLLLLKTTDELRSAGLSFQKIKYLQSVAEFSLQHPVNRAHLDPMSDEEVVQYLLPIKGVGRWTVEMLLMFVLDRPDVFPIDDLVIRQRMLLAYPEQTSGLTGKALYKILHEIADAWRPHRTTASRYLWRWKPVH is encoded by the coding sequence ATGCAACTCACCAATTCTCCAGCCCTCGCCCACCTCGCGAAGGACCCGATTATGGCCCGTCTGATTGCCGAGACGGCCAATCCTAAAGTCTTTAACGACTACGCCGATGATGTGTATCTGGCGCTACTCGAAAGTATCGTGTCGCAACAGATCTCCGTTAAAGCCGCCGATGCCATTTTTACCCGTTTCCGGGCGTTGTTCCCCGAAAACTATCCTGACGCTTCGTTACTACTTTTAAAAACGACCGACGAGCTACGGAGCGCGGGGCTGTCCTTCCAGAAAATTAAGTACCTGCAAAGTGTTGCGGAGTTCTCGCTCCAGCATCCAGTCAACCGGGCGCATCTGGATCCTATGTCAGACGAGGAAGTGGTGCAATATTTACTTCCGATCAAAGGTGTGGGCCGATGGACCGTGGAGATGTTGCTCATGTTCGTACTCGACCGCCCAGACGTTTTCCCTATTGATGATCTGGTTATCCGGCAACGGATGCTGCTGGCGTATCCCGAACAAACCAGTGGCCTGACGGGCAAAGCGCTATACAAAATTTTACACGAAATAGCCGATGCCTGGCGACCGCACCGCACCACAGCGAGTCGTTATTTATGGCGGTGGAAACCGGTACATTAA
- a CDS encoding sensor histidine kinase → MEKLNDRWLRLVGVPLISIVSNFIFFQPDNDARHISRWVALGISLAECVLIWEVARLGIIQARRRYPRLNQTTARVCRQLAWFVIITVVQRVALVYLYDVTQFWGYPMSTRSYWVNTLIPFLFVVPLAVIYEAHYLYRQWWATYYEAEQLKKEALQSQLDSLKAQINPHFLFNSLSTLSSLVTENPKQAETFIEELASVYRYVLQTNEQLLTSLASELTFIQAYFHLLQMRFGRSVELDVTVDESYLAFFIPPLTLQLLVENAVKHNTALPAKPLVIRIYTDADKHLVVSNTRRPKQNRVPSNRTGLAHITAKYRLLGQPDVVINQSDDCFQVLVPLIQETRYDYSHH, encoded by the coding sequence ATGGAAAAACTGAACGACCGATGGTTGCGACTGGTGGGTGTACCCCTGATTTCAATCGTCTCGAATTTTATATTCTTTCAACCCGATAACGATGCCCGACATATCAGCCGCTGGGTGGCGCTTGGGATAAGCCTGGCCGAATGCGTCCTGATCTGGGAGGTCGCCCGGCTGGGTATTATCCAGGCGCGCCGTCGGTATCCCCGACTGAACCAGACAACAGCGCGTGTGTGCAGGCAACTGGCCTGGTTTGTAATCATAACTGTTGTGCAGCGGGTTGCCCTGGTTTACCTCTATGATGTGACTCAATTTTGGGGCTACCCGATGTCCACCCGATCCTATTGGGTCAATACCCTGATTCCCTTCTTATTTGTTGTTCCACTGGCCGTAATCTACGAGGCCCATTACCTGTATCGACAGTGGTGGGCAACGTATTACGAAGCGGAGCAGCTTAAAAAGGAGGCCCTTCAAAGTCAGCTCGATTCGCTGAAAGCACAGATCAATCCCCATTTTTTATTCAATAGCCTGAGTACACTCTCGTCGCTGGTGACTGAAAACCCGAAACAGGCCGAAACGTTTATCGAGGAACTGGCGTCGGTCTATCGGTATGTGCTTCAAACCAACGAGCAACTGTTAACGTCTTTGGCGAGTGAACTGACGTTTATTCAGGCGTATTTTCATTTGCTGCAAATGCGTTTCGGGCGAAGTGTTGAACTGGACGTTACCGTCGATGAGTCGTATCTCGCCTTTTTTATTCCTCCGCTGACCTTGCAGTTGCTGGTTGAAAATGCGGTTAAACACAACACGGCACTCCCAGCCAAACCGCTGGTCATTCGAATTTATACCGATGCCGACAAGCATCTGGTTGTCAGTAATACACGCCGTCCGAAACAAAACAGAGTCCCGTCGAACCGAACCGGGCTAGCCCATATTACCGCCAAATACCGGTTGCTGGGACAGCCCGATGTGGTGATCAACCAATCAGACGATTGTTTTCAGGTATTGGTGCCCCTCATTCAGGAAACCCGCTATGACTATTCTCATCATTGA
- a CDS encoding LytTR family DNA-binding domain-containing protein translates to MTILIIEDEEPTARKLQRLLGDIEPAIRVVGMTVSVDESVEWLRANPQPDLIFMDIELADGQSFDIFNQVPVTSPVIFTTAYDEYAIKAFKVNSIDYLLKPVKEAELRQALAKLQSMKQILLGLQGAGGAEQGEKSLQASLVTLLQHLQLSSPSDSVPPTPRPQPPAVFKDRFLIKQGQRLFSVPVEEVAYFFSRNKLTFIKTHDNHDWLLDHTLDELAQLLDPRHFFRLNRQVIADLKAVHKVYLYFNGKLKINLQPGFEEEVVVSREKASELKRWLGE, encoded by the coding sequence ATGACTATTCTCATCATTGAAGACGAAGAACCCACCGCCCGAAAGCTACAGCGGTTACTGGGTGACATTGAGCCTGCCATTCGGGTGGTGGGCATGACAGTTAGTGTCGACGAATCGGTGGAGTGGTTGCGGGCGAATCCTCAGCCGGATCTGATCTTTATGGACATTGAACTCGCCGACGGGCAGAGTTTCGATATTTTTAACCAGGTACCTGTAACGAGTCCGGTTATTTTCACAACGGCCTATGATGAATACGCCATTAAGGCATTTAAAGTCAATAGTATCGACTACCTCCTTAAACCTGTAAAAGAAGCGGAGTTACGGCAGGCATTGGCTAAACTACAGTCGATGAAGCAGATTTTGTTGGGTTTGCAGGGGGCAGGGGGCGCGGAGCAGGGTGAAAAAAGCCTGCAGGCATCACTGGTAACCTTGCTTCAACACCTGCAACTATCGTCTCCGTCAGACTCAGTGCCCCCTACTCCGCGCCCCCAGCCCCCCGCAGTTTTCAAAGACCGGTTCCTGATTAAACAGGGGCAGCGTTTGTTTTCGGTGCCAGTAGAGGAGGTTGCCTATTTTTTCAGTCGGAATAAACTGACATTCATCAAAACCCACGACAATCACGACTGGCTCCTTGATCACACCCTCGATGAACTGGCACAACTGCTCGATCCCCGTCATTTTTTTCGGCTTAACCGGCAGGTGATTGCCGACCTGAAGGCGGTTCATAAAGTTTACCTGTATTTCAATGGCAAGCTCAAGATCAATTTACAGCCGGGCTTTGAGGAAGAAGTGGTGGTTAGCCGGGAAAAAGCCAGTGAGTTGAAGCGTTGGTTGGGCGAGTAA
- a CDS encoding S41 family peptidase → MKRLLIISFLFLAQHRVLIGQTLTPEQLQTDFTRFRTALNEVHPEMYRYTPKPVFDSLFSVTAAQLNRPMAQQEFYVTMNPLLVALRDGHIKWIVSGKDEHYPFYADKLFPVKLYVLGEKAWVTGNYGSVTVPDGAEVTAINGKPMADIIRTLLPRMTFADGNRIGGKLEDLNRYFSGYYATFIEAPTTFNLAYQIGGEAKTITLQPVTEQTIKAYAETHKASPQKPFRLTFTDPQTALMTIERFMGDKKEQDYTQFLADSFREIKQKNVQNLVLDLRDNEGGEESWGVQLYRYFAGQPFRYYDHIRVRQKKSYSFPAWTSKLYRMAKGLAVKKRGTDYVFTWHRGLRKTKPKADAYHGNLYVLLNGTSFSVTTEFAARLHADRQRRPGETVFIGQESGGGYKVNSSGIFTITQLPNSKIDLGIGMFGFNMANVAAYPYTDRGIIPDHRVEPTVDDVLNHNDRVMSYTLTLIQSKKGALTKSQ, encoded by the coding sequence ATGAAACGACTCCTGATTATTTCCTTCCTTTTTCTAGCGCAACACCGGGTGCTAATTGGGCAAACTCTGACACCGGAGCAACTCCAAACGGATTTTACCCGCTTCCGAACAGCCCTTAACGAAGTGCACCCGGAGATGTACCGGTACACACCGAAGCCCGTATTCGACTCGCTGTTTTCGGTAACGGCCGCTCAGCTGAACCGCCCCATGGCCCAACAGGAATTTTACGTGACCATGAATCCACTGCTGGTGGCTTTGCGCGATGGGCATATTAAGTGGATTGTTTCGGGAAAAGATGAGCATTACCCCTTTTACGCCGATAAACTGTTTCCGGTAAAGCTTTATGTTCTGGGAGAGAAAGCCTGGGTGACAGGTAACTACGGCTCCGTTACCGTACCGGATGGGGCAGAGGTAACCGCAATAAACGGTAAGCCGATGGCGGATATTATTCGGACGTTACTGCCCAGGATGACCTTTGCCGATGGGAATCGAATAGGTGGAAAACTGGAAGATCTGAATCGGTATTTTTCGGGATACTACGCTACGTTCATTGAGGCTCCAACTACGTTTAACCTGGCCTACCAAATCGGCGGGGAAGCGAAAACCATAACACTCCAACCCGTAACGGAACAGACGATTAAAGCCTATGCCGAGACGCACAAAGCCAGTCCGCAAAAGCCCTTTCGCCTGACGTTTACTGATCCGCAAACGGCCCTGATGACCATCGAACGGTTTATGGGCGATAAAAAAGAGCAGGATTATACTCAGTTTCTGGCCGATTCGTTCCGGGAAATCAAACAGAAAAATGTACAGAACCTGGTACTCGATCTGCGGGATAACGAAGGCGGGGAAGAATCGTGGGGTGTTCAGTTATACCGTTATTTTGCCGGGCAACCCTTCCGTTATTATGATCATATCCGTGTTCGGCAGAAAAAGAGTTACTCGTTCCCCGCCTGGACATCAAAGCTGTACCGAATGGCGAAAGGACTGGCCGTTAAGAAACGCGGAACCGACTATGTGTTTACCTGGCATCGGGGATTGCGTAAAACAAAACCTAAAGCAGATGCCTACCACGGTAACCTCTACGTACTGCTGAATGGTACTAGTTTTTCGGTCACGACGGAGTTTGCGGCCCGCCTTCACGCCGACCGACAACGGCGGCCGGGTGAGACCGTTTTTATCGGGCAGGAGAGTGGGGGTGGGTACAAAGTCAACAGTAGCGGTATTTTCACGATTACCCAATTGCCCAATTCTAAAATTGACCTCGGTATCGGTATGTTTGGTTTCAATATGGCCAACGTAGCAGCCTATCCATACACCGATCGCGGCATCATTCCCGACCATAGGGTTGAACCCACCGTTGATGATGTTCTGAACCACAACGACCGGGTCATGTCATATACATTGACGCTCATTCAATCGAAGAAAGGGGCATTGACCAAGAGCCAATAA